The following proteins are encoded in a genomic region of Arachis ipaensis cultivar K30076 chromosome B02, Araip1.1, whole genome shotgun sequence:
- the LOC107625070 gene encoding pentatricopeptide repeat-containing protein At3g23020 — protein MLLKFHPLCLNDVNALAPTSTSTSTSILPENNNFVRILHSPNSTKHVIEHQHTPPKSLNLEQDLGILKKRVNRSVVLQHNNVHIRCLTKWVCYGGRIPSILQALSTVQDLDEALMPWQEALTCKEISIILKEQVSWERALQIFEWLEKKGCYELNVIHYNIIFRVLGEAQKWCLVESLWDEMNARGVEPVNSTYGTLIDVYGKGGQRKDKALVWLKKMRSQGMEPDEITMGIVVQLHKRNGEYQKAHDFFSKWYSTGEPLRLRRSNNTSKVGHNVLYTNVCLSSRTYNTLIDMYGKAGQLWAAFEIFAKMIKQGVSLTTVTLNTMIHLYGNHGCLEKVSLLLQRMVELRCLPDARTYNILISVYIKHNNINLAVRYFAMMKETCLEPDLVSYRTLLHAYSTRKMVHEAEEHMQEMDEKGLEIDEFAQSAVTRMYVELCMLKKSWLWFRRFHLAGSITSDCYSAIIDAYGQQGYTLEAERVFNCCKERKKLGVLVFNVMIKAYGVGKCYDKACQLFDSMETYGFIADKCSYSSLIHILATADRPHIAKAYLKRMQDAGLVTDCIPYAAVITSFGKLGQLEQAKGLYKEMIGYNVQPDVIIYGVLINAFADAGSVKEAVSFLDEMQRAGFPRNPTIDNSLMKLYTKVGYLKEAQETYKLLQSSEQGPSIFSSNCMLDLYTERLMVEQAIEIFESLKQKGVANEFSYAMMLCMYKKIGRLDEAIQIAKQMRNLGLLTDLLSYNNIIGLYSLARRPQEATKTFKEMAKSGIQPDDFTFSALGQCLLNYGVSKQDIGRLEVMVKKDAPNALQEWMLMLSSVLGIDGYTY, from the coding sequence ATGCTTTTGAAGTTTCACCCTTTGTGTTTGAACGATGTAAATGCACTTGCCCCAACTTCAACGTCAACTTCCACCTCAATTCTGCCTGAAAACAACAACTTTGTCCGCATTCTCCATAGCCCCAATTCCACAAAACATGTCATAGAACACCAACACACTCCACCAAAGAGCCTGAATTTGGAACAGGATTTGGGGATTCTAAAGAAAAGGGTTAATAGGTCTGTTGTTTTGCAGCATAACAACGTGCACATCAGGTGTTTGACGAAATGGGTATGTTATGGTGGACGCATTCCTTCTATTCTTCAGGCTCTGAGTACTGTTCAGGACTTGGATGAGGCTCTCATGCCATGGCAAGAGGCCTTGACCTGCAAGGAAATTAGTATTATTTTGAAGGAACAGGTTTCTTGGGAGAGGGCTCTTCAGATTTTTGAGTGGCTTGAGAAAAAGGGTTGTTATGAGTTGAATGTGATTCATTATAACATTATCTTCAGGGTCCTAGGCGAGGCGCAAAAGTGGTGCCTTGTGGAGAGTTTGTGGGATGAGATGAATGCAAGAGGGGTTGAACCTGTGAATTCCACATATGGAACTTTGATTGATGTTTATGGTAAAGGTGGACAGAGAAAAGACAAAGCACTTGTTTGGCTTAAGAAGATGCGAAGTCAAGGAATGGAACCTGATGAGATCACAATGGGGATTGTTGTTCAGTTGCACAAGAGGAATGGAGAGTACCAGAAAGCTCACGATTTTTTTAGTAAATGGTACTCAACAGGTGAACCTCTGAGACTAAGGAGGAGTAATAATACTTCAAAAGTAGGTCACAATGTGTTATATACCAATGTTTGTTTAAGCTCAAGGACATATAATACTTTGATTGACATGTATGGTAAAGCTGGCCAACTTTGGGCAGCGTTTGAAATCTTTGCTAAGATGATCAAACAAGGTGTATCTCTGACCACAGTGACACTTAATACAATGATTCATTTATATGGAAATCATGGATGCCTTGAGAAAGTTAGTTTGCTGTTGCAGAGGATGGTGGAGCTTCGGTGCCTACCTGATGCAAGGACATATAACATACTTATTTCTGTTTATATTAAGCATAATAATATCAATTTGGCAGTGAGGTATTTTGCAATGATGAAAGAGACCTGTCTTGAACCGGACCTTGTTAGTTATCGTACCCTCTTGCATGCATACTCCACAAGGAAAATGGTCCATGAAGCCGAAGAGCACATGCAGGAGATGGATGAGAAGGGTCTTGAGATTGATGAATTTGCCCAATCTGCTGTGACTAGGATGTATGTAGAGTTGTGTATGCTTAAGAAATCATGGTTGTGGTTTAGGAGGTTTCATCTAGCTGGGAGTATTACGTCAGACTGTTATTCCGCCATTATTGATGCATATGGCCAGCAAGGGTATACTTTAGAAGCAGAGAGAGTCTTTAACTGTTGCAAAGAAAGGAAGAAGCTTGGCGTCCTTGTGTTTAATGTGATGATTAAAGCTTATGGGGTTGGAAAATGCTATGATAAAGCATGTCAGTTGTTTGACAGTATGGAAACATATGGTTTTATTGCAGACAAGTGTAGCTACAGTTCTCTCATACATATCTTGGCCACTGCTGACAGGCCACACATTGCAAAAGCTTATTTGAAAAGAATGCAAGATGCAGGACTAGTGACTGATTGCATTCCATATGCCGCGGTGATAACAAGCTTTGGAAAGTTAGGCCAATTGGAACAGGCAAAAGGATTATACAAGGAGATGATTGGATATAATGTCCAGCCTGATGTAATTATCTATGGGGTGTTAATCAATGCTTTTGCTGATGCTGGAAGTGTTAAAGAAGCTGTTAGTTTTCTTGATGAAATGCAACGGGCAGGTTTTCCAAGAAATCCAACTATAGACAACTCTTTGATGAAGTTGTATACCAAAGTAGGGTACTTGAAAGAAGCACAAGAAACATACAAGTTGCTTCAGTCATCAGAGCAGGGTCCTTCTATATTTTCCTCTAATTGTATGCTTGATCTTTATACTGAACGACTAATGGTTGAACAAGCGATTGAGATATTTGAGAGCTTAAAGCAGAAAGGTGTTGCAAATGAGTTCTCATATGCAATGATGTTATGCATGTATAAGAAAATTGGGAGATTGGACGAAGCCATTCAGATTGCGAAACAAATGAGAAACCTAGGACTCCTCACTGATTTATTAAGTTATAATAACATAATTGGCTTGTATTCTCTTGCTAGGAGGCCACAGGAAGCTACCAAGACTTTCAAGGAAATGGCAAAATCCGGAATTCAACCAGATGATTTTACATTCAGCGCTCTTGGACAATGTTTGCTGAATTATGGAGTTTCAAAGCAAGATATTGGAAGGCTAGAAGTAATGGTTAAGAAGGATGCACCAAATGCTTTGCAAGAATGGATGTTGATGCTCTCATCTGTGCTGGGAATAGATGGTTATACATATTAA
- the LOC107628235 gene encoding LOB domain-containing protein 14-like, whose amino-acid sequence MTGSGSPCGACKFLRRKCVRGCVFAPYFCHEQGATHFAAIHKVFGASNVSKLLAHLPVGDRCEAAVTISYEAQARLQDPIYGCVSHIFALQQQVVNLQAQLAYLKEQAAQQSCVNGGNPNHERYFDKPNIADNNNNNFITPQDLQSWLFNMENSSSSNLGGLESLHPNLCNNNDSSYYGSDGNNNNNNNNVNNSMMMMMDLKPINNDGSYYENSNSFSSFEESSSNSMSYDMETNGGTKWSFHEVDDLHSVAFGYRR is encoded by the exons ATGACAGGTTCTGGTTCTCCTTGTGGTGCTTGCAAGTTCTTGAGGAGAAAATGTGTGAGAGGTTGTGTTTTTGCACCTTACTTCTGCCATGAACAAGGTGCTACCCATTTTGCAGCCATTCACAAAGTGTTTGGTGCAAGCAATGTCTCAAAGCTCCTTGCCCATCTTCCGGTCGGCGACCGCTGCGAAGCGGCCGTCACGATTTCGTATGAAGCTCAGGCAAGGCTTCAAGATCCTATCTATGGCTGTGTCTCCCATATCTTTGCCCTTCAGCAACAG GTGGTGAATTTACAAGCACAGCTAGCATATCTTAAGGAACAAGCAGCACAACAAAGTTGTGTGAATGGTGGAAACCCTAATCATGAGAGATACTTTGATAAACCTAATATTGctgataacaacaacaataatttcATTACTCCTCAAGATCTTCAAAGTTGGTTGTTCAATATGGAAAATTCTTCATCTTCAAACTTGGGTGGCCTTGAATCTCTTCATCCAAATTTGTGCAACAACAATGATTCTTCTTATTATGGTAGTGAtggaaacaacaacaataacaacaacaatgttAATAAttccatgatgatgatgatggatctAAAGCCAATTAATAATGATGGGAGTTACTATGAAAATTCAAACTCATTCTCTAGCTTTGAAGAGAGTTCTTCAAACTCCATGTCTTATGACATGGAAACAAATGGTGGGACAAAATGGTCTTTTCATGAAGTTGATGATCTTCATTCAGTGGCCTTTGGTTACAGAAGATAA